TGGTGGAATTATTCCATGTGCTACGGCGTATATTCGTCGTAAAGCGCCCCTTTCTATCCAAGGAGAGGTGTTAGGTTATAACCAAAGCTTTCGATTCCTTGGTAATGTCTTAGGGCCTGTCACGGGTGGTTTGATCTCAGGGTATTTCTCCATTGCTGCTGTATTTTACTTTTCATCATCGTTATTTATCATTGCAGCGCTATTACTGCTTGCTGTTTATGTGAAAAATCAAAAGCAGAAAGAAGAAAGGGTTAGCGTCTTTTCAAAAGCACAATAAGTGAACGACGGGGTATTATGGAAGTTGCGAAGAAATACAATCCAAGTAATCTTTGAAACTCGCAAGTAAGCTGAACAAATCGAAACAAACACGAACGAAGACATCGTTTTTATACACTGCCAAGCAACTGTCATGATAGAATAGTAGGACCGCATGACTTAATTGGGGGTGTATGTTGCCTATGGTATTAACCGATAAAGAAAAGTTGTTATTGATTCGGCTATTAAAAAAAGAAAAGAGAAAAGCTTTTGGCATAAAAGAAAATAAAAAAGATGTTCAGCAACTCTTAGAAAAGCTCGAACAAAATAAGCGAAATACAAAAGTCAATGAAGTGAATCCGTCAAAATTATAATGTTTTTTATTACGTTGTCCTAAGTTATCTAAGGAGTTCGATTTAAAGGGAGAAATAGAAAATAACAGCTCATTTTTGGAGGTAATTCGCGCCTGAATTATCTCCTTTACTTTGTTGTTATTGAACCAACTTCATTAAACACTTCTTTAAAATTGATTGACAGGTTCAGCATTTGATTTTAAAATTTTGATTTTCCTCGCAGTTGAAATACACTTCGCTTGCGCCCTGGGGTGAAAGCGAAGGAATTTTTGAACGGATGCTTGCACCTCTGGGCACAAGTGTGACATCCGTTCAAGCTGCACTTCGTTTGCTTTCACGGTGTCTTCTTTGCCGCGGGCAGTAGCATATGTTATAAAAGATGTTTTTTTTAGTTACAAATGAACAAGATATTAGATGCAAGAAGCAGTTGAAATAAACGTAGACTCTAGCTGGAACAGCAACGAGCATTACATCTTCGAACTGCTTTGAACAAATTCTTCATATAAATGTGTTCTCGGTTGTTTTCAACAAAATAACGTATTAATTAGCACCCTTTTTAAAGAGTAATTAATATGAATTAGTAAGTTATTATTTGAAGTGATATTTTTAGATCTAACTTTAACATTTTATCAAGAGATAATTATTAATGAACTAGGCTATATTCGCATTGATTTTATAACTCGAAAAAGTGACAGGCGGTGAATTAAGGATATCCGTCAAAAATCCGAAGACTCCAGCGGGACAAGCAATAGGCGAAGATCCAACAGGGCTATAGCCCTGTTTAGCTGAGGCATTGCCCGCGGAAAGCGAAGGAATTTTTGAACGGATATTTATGTGCTCCAACTAAACGGATTCGAGTGCTTATCTAAATAAAAAATACACAATTAAAAGGACACATATAAAACTTTATGTAAAACATGTTGCCAGTTCTTTTGTTTTTATTGTTTTTCACCTCGAAAACGGAACTACTTAATTTTTTGACGGTAAGAATTTTTGTTACGACGCTGAAATAGTTAGAGGACACAGAAAGTCTTTATTTCACAAATAGAACGTAGTATACTTTGATTGATTCGTCAAAATTTTACAGAATGATAACGTGATAGGAGTATGAAACATGAATCTTTGGAACAAACTTGTTAAGCATCATATAAGAACAGTGATCGTTATTACTGTCATTGTCAATGCACTTATTGTTTTACTATCTTATCTTCCAGGATATGATGGCCAGCTTCCGTATTGGGTGACGCAATTGCCGTTACTGAATGCAACATTAAATAGTTTCACCTTTATATTTCTAGTTTGTGCATTAGTTGCAATTCTAAAAGGAAATGTTACATTACATCAGCGTTTTATCTACAGTGCGTTTGTAACGACCGGTATTTTCCTTTTTTCTTATGTTACGTACCACTTTTTAGCCGAATCAACAACATTTGGCGGCACTGGACTAATCGCAGGTGTTTATTACTTTATTTTAATTACTCATATTATTTTAGCAGCAATTATTGTACCTTTAGCTTTAATGAGCTTTTTTACAGGATATAAAGATCTAAGACAAACACACAAAAAATGGGTACGTTGGACGATGCCCCTTTGGCTTTATGTTAGTTTAACGGGAGTACTCGTTTATATCCTAATCTCTCCATATTACACGTATTAGTAAGTGTATCGTAATTTAAACAGCCTAGTATCAGCGCTAGCGAAGATTAAATAAACCGATTGTTAAGGTTTCTCTTCGTTTCGCATAGAGATACTAGGCATTTTGTATACTTCAAAACTCCGCGTATCGATTTTTCTTTCATATGTCGTATAAACGTTGGGTAACCTAACGGACAAGGTGATATATAGAGGGGAGTTTAAAAAATGAGAAGTATTATACGTTTAACGATCGCTTTTAGTGTTGTCTTATTTTCTGTCTTAGGAATATGGTACTTATCAGATCACCAAAATCGGGATCTTACGTTAGATGGTGATGAATCAGAAGACCGAAGCTTTGAGCTTGCGATGTCAGAAGTGATGGCTGAAGATTTAACAGGTTCGATTGAAATGTTTATTTACAAAATTGAGGATGAACTAGATGACTGGACGGATATGGATATAAACGATCAAAAAACAATAGAAGAACTTGATCAATTTGTTGATGAGCACCCACACATTGAAGGGTTCGCGCTATATGAGAATAATGAGTTAAAATACGATGTTCACTTAAAAGATGTACCAACGAATCCAAAAGAAAAACTCACTCGAAACAAAGGAAACGGGGTGAAACTTTCTGACCCGTTTATTGAAAAAGGGACGAAAAAAATGTACATGGGTAAAGAAAAAAATGATCACCTTTACTTTACTGAACTAGACCTATCTTTTATTGAGCATTTCGTAAAAGACTTAGCAGCATTAACGGATGCAAATGGTCAATTTTTCATCGGCGATGACGGAATGAATGTTGGGACAACCGAAAGTGAAGTTGATGAAGATTACGTAAAAAAAGACGTAGAAGACTTAGGCTGGAGTTTATATGTGCAAAGTGAAGATGACAAAGAAGTGGAAGAGGAACATTATAAAGAAGGCGAGATCATCGTTAAATTAAGAGAAGGCATCGACAAAAAAGAATGGGCAGCAGATCATCAAGTGAAGATCGTAGACGCATTTAACGATTCATTAGTTGTTCGAGATAAACGAGATTCCACTGAATTATTAATGGAAGAGTGGGCAGATGACCCAGCTGTTGTATATATGGAGCCAAACTATAAGTATTCTAAGCAAACGATGGCTCATCAAACAAGACCTCGACAAAGGAGAACAAGACAAGTTCATGTGTTCGATGAAAATGAGTCACCAAATGATGAATTTTATGAACCTTATCAATGGAATTTCTCGCAAATTTTTGCTGAAGAAGGATGGGCTATTTCTGTTGGCGAAGAGCAAGTTCCAATAGCAATTATAGACAGTGGTGTGGACCCAGAACATATTGATTTAAGTGAGAAAATTCAAGATGGATTTAATGCATTTGAAGGCAATGGTGCTTATTATGATGAGCATGGCCATGGTACACATGTCGCTGGTGTTGCAGCAGCTGTTACTAATAATGAAGATGGCGTTGCCGGTGTTTCTTGGAATAATCCAATCCTAGCTGTAAAAGTATTAGATGATCGTGCGGAAGGGAACTCGATGTCAATCGCGAAAGGAATCCGCTGGGCTGTTGACAATGGCGCGAAAGTGCTCAATTTAAGTTTAGGTGATAGTCATGATTCAGAAATGATGCATGAAGCAGTGCGTTACGCTTATAACAACGATGTCGTCATGATTGCAGCTTCAGGGAATGATAATGTAGAAACACCTATGTATCCTGCTGCATATGAAGAGGTCTTGACAGTAGCAGCGACCGATCCACATGAAGAGAGAGCGTTTTTTTCAAACTATGGTCACCATATCGATGTAAGTGCACCTGGTGAACATATCCCAAGTACGTATCTAGGGAACGAATTTGTCATGATGAGCGGTACATCGATGGCTGCACCACATGTAGCTGGTTTAGCTGGGCTTATTCGCTCGGTAGATCCTGATTTATCAAATGAAGAAGTATATGATTTAATTCGAAGAACGTGTGATGATTTAGGAGAAGAAGGAGTAGACCCATATTTTGGTCATGGGAAAATAAATGTGGAAAGAGCTTTACGCGAAATCCATTAAAGAGGAAAAAAAGAGCTAGCCCAGTGACTCACATTGGGCAGCTCTTTTTTTTATCAAGGGTAGCGTTTTTGTAATTTATAATTAGCTTATCTAATTCTTTTGAACATTTAATGGTTTCACTGCAATTTAACCCGTTATTTTTGGCTAAGGTTAAGAGCTCGTCTCTTTTTTTCTCAATTTCTACTTTAAGTTCCATATTTAACACTCCATTGCGTGAGTTGGTGTATGTGGGGAATTGTCCCACATTATAAGAGATGCTAAAGAATCATTCCATGAACATGTAGTAAATGATGCAATCGGTTGCAGTGTTTGCATGATGATAGGAACATCCTTTCCTATATTATCAGACAAACTTTCGATTAGTGGAATAGCTTCCTTAAAACTAGTCAAAAGATTTTATAATAATACAAAAATCGACAACAATATTTTTCAATAATCGATATCTTCGTAATCTTTCGGTTGAGCTTCTCTTTCCTCTGGAATATAAACTTGGTAATGTATTTTTCTTGCTTGTTGTTTTTTCGATTGTTTGTTCGACTTTATTTTCGCTAACCTATACTTCATGACAGTATTCTCCCTTCTTTATTCAGAACTTTTATCCAAAGTAAGCTGATATTAAGCGAACATCCCCAGCGGAGTGCCGAGCATGCCACAGGACGTGGCGTTGAGCTCCCAATGGAAAGTCATTTTTAGAATAAGTTGTTAGAGGAAAGCACAACAGATTTTATAAATCGTTGATTCATTTATATTTTGACCAGTGCATGGAGAATTATAAATGATTTCTTTTTATAAAAAAGCCATGATTTATATATTTAAGATGCGAAGCCTAACTGATACGCTGATGAAGCTGAACAAATTTATATGCAAAGATCGCTAAATGTAAATTCATACGGTCACGAGGTGATTGAAGATTTACACCAGCTTTTTTTTCAATTTGTGCTAAACGATATTTTAAAGTATGACGATGGATGTATAAATGAGAGGCGGTTTTTTGAATGTGACAATTGTACATTAAATATGTTTCGAGTGTTTGTATTAAATCAGGTCGGTCGTTTTTTTGGTCAATCAAGCCTTTAAGATGTGTTTCATAAAACTGTTGTAAGGAAATACCAGACTCTTGCATTTGAATTAACATTTGGTAAAAACCTAACTCATCATAATGTGTAATTAGTGATTCTTTTAAAAGAAGGGGAGAGTATTGAACTGCATATTCTGCTTCTTTTGCACTTAACGATAGTTGTTGAACGGAGTGATAAAGTCTGCCAACCCCGATCTTTAATGGTTCATCAAAGTGGTTGTGCCACCTTTCTTGAATGTTTAATAAACAATCGTACATGTCATTTGTTTTATCTGAACTGTCTTCTGCTTCAATTAAGGCAAAAAGTGAGTCTAGCTTCGGAAGTAAGATGTGCTGTCTATTCGCATTAGCAAATGATTGCAAAACAATATAATGGAGGTGATTACTCCAATCTTTTTTATCGGTGTATGCTTGTTGATCATGACTAACTTTAATAAAGATCGCTTGATGTGGGATCGTTAAATTATAACCTAACTTTTTTCCACGCTTAATCGCCGCACTTGTATTTAGGTTATCCTTCATTAATATTTCTTCTACTAATTCTCCGCGGAGTCTTACCTTTGTTTCTTCAATAGCATATTGTTTGACTAGTTCTATACCAATCAAGGTAGACACGTGATCCATAATGATTTCATCCATTTCTGACCATTTGTGTTGATGGTGGAAGGCAACAAGATATCCATACGTAAATGACTCAGCATGAATGGGAGAGCGAAAACAATAAAATGAGTTCCATTTAAACGTATAAACATTCTTTCGGTTTTCTGAGTCATGGAAGAGATCATTAATTTTTCGTGAATCATTATCAACCACAATTTCTTTATCATTTACAAGTAAAGAGGCCGAGTGCAAATTCTTGCTAGAAATCAATTGTCCTAAGTCATCAAACACAAACAAACTTGAATCTGTTAATGGACTTAGTTTATTTAATATTTCATCTAAACCATCATTGTTTAATGCAAGCTTGGTCATCTCTTTATGAACGGAGAGTGACTCTTCAAGTAGTCGCATTTGCTGATTACCAATTTGCTCAACAATCCCTTTTGTAATCGTTGAAAAATTAATCGAAGGTGGGATCTCAATAAGTGGTAACTGTTGTTTGTTTGCTTCAGAAATAAAGGAAGCGGGAACGTTATCAAGGTAAAATCCTTTATAAATGGCTATTCCAGCTAATGAATTTTCTCTAATTAATTGTAAAAAACAGTTTTTTAGATGATCATCTTTTTCTAACCCAAATCCTGTTGTAACAATGAATTCTCCAGCTTGAAATCGGCTAATATCTTCAATGATTTCAATCGTTGTTACCCACTTGATCGACCTGTTTACCCCATCATTGCCAGCAATTAGCTTCGTCCCTTTTAATACAGGTAATTTTAAAGCCTCTCGTATTGTCAACATGTAAGCCACCTCCCTATATTCATTTATCCATCGTGTATAAAAATAATGAAAAAACTTTTGTTAACAAGGAGAATAGTCAGAAAATTCAGTGTGGAATAAGATAATAGTAAGCAAGACTATTTCTCTTTTCAACTAAAAGGACATCCTTTTACTACATTGTTTAAGATGTTGGAAAAAAACTTTAGTACTAAATATATGCTCTTCATTCGATTCATACTTCAATTCATGCTCTTAATAAATAACTGTTTTCACAAATTTTGTTGCATTGTTTGGGGAGCTTTGACAAGCAGATGGCGGTGACTCCAGCGAAAAAAGCACCGGGGAAGAAACAGCAGGGTGATATATCCGATAAGGATGTTGCACTTGTGCCCTAAGGTGAAAGCGAGAGGACCAAAACGAATGGTTCATTATTAAACGATATTTTCAGGAAAGCAAAAAATAATAAAGGAGGGTTGTAGTGTGAAAGATAGTTATTTAATAAAGCCCCAATTAGATGAAACATATCCCTGCACAAAATATGGGAAAGGGATTTATTTATATGATACAGAGGGAAAAGAATATATAGACGGGTCATCAGGAGCAGTAACAGCAAGCATTGGTCATGGGGTGAACGAGATTGCTAATGTCATGAAGGAGCAAGCGGAGCGGGTTTCATTTGTTTATCGGTCACAATTTACTAGTACACCAGCAGAAAAGTTAGCATACAAATTAAAAGAGTTAGCGCCAGGAGACTTGAATTGGTCATTTTTTGTTAATAGTGGGTCAGAGGCAACGGAAACAGCGTTAAAGGTGGCATTGCAATATTGGCAAGAAAAGGGGCGTCCAACAAAAAATAAAGTGTTATCAAGGTGGATGAGTTATCACGGTATCACATTAGGGGCATTATCAATGTCAGGTCATGTGGGGAGAAGAGCTAGGTTCGCTCCTTTATTAGAGGACTTTCCAACAGTTGATCCGCCGTATTGTTATCGCTGTCCGTTCAACGAAACGTATCCAAACTGTCAGCTCATGTGTGCAAAGGAATTAGATCGTGCAATAAGAAGAGTAGGCGCCGAACATATTGCAGCCTTTATTGCAGAGCCAATTATTGGAGCTTCTGGAGGAGCAATTGTACCTCCAGATGGTTATTACGAAGAAATAAGAAAGATTTGCGATCACCATGATATTTTGTTTATTGCAGATGAAGTAATGACAGGTGTAGGAAGGTGCGGAAAAAACTTTGCAATCGACCATTGGAATACAGTACCAGATATTATGGCACTAGGTAAGGGATTGAGTGCAGGATATACACCCCTTGCAGCAACGATGGTTACGGATAAAGTAATGGAGCCGATTTTACAAGGATCGAAACAGATTATGAGTGGCCATACGTACAGTGCTAATCCGCAATCGACTGCCATTGGCTTAGCGGTACTCGAATATATCGAAAAACACCACCTCATCAAAAACTCAGAGAAACAAGGCAATTATTTCTTAGATGAACTAAAGAAACTCCAACAAAAGTATTCGATTATCGGAGATATACGTGGGAAAGGTTTACTATTAGGTGTTGAATTTGTTTCAAATATTTTTAATAAACTACCGTTTCGAACGGAAGTGAATGTAACAAAACGAATGATTCACAAAGCGATGGAAAAAGGACTTCTTATTTACCCATCTTCAGCTGGAGTGGAAGGAAGTTCTGGGGATGCCGTTTTATTAGCACCACCATTAACGATTAATCGAGAAGAAATTGACAAACTCCTTCATATTTTTGAAGAGGTCGTTCGCGACGTTCAAGAGGAGCTTCAAATTGAAGGGTTCATTCATTCTGCAGGGTGAGAGGGGGAGCAAAATGGAAAGTAAAATAGAAAAAGATTCGAAAGTCATTTCCATTGAAGAAGCAAGTTCATATATAAAAAATGGGATGACAGTGATGATCGGTGGTTTCGGTGGGGTTGGAAATCCACCAACGATGATTAATGAAATGCTAAAGAACAACATTCAAGACTTAACGTTAATTTGTAACGATGCCGGCTTTCCCCATATCGGTGTTGGCCAACTCGTCACAAACTGTCGGATAAAAAAATTAATTGCTAGTCACATTGGTTCAAATCCAAAGGCAGGACAGCAAATGACCGATGGTACATTAGACGTTCAGTTTTTCCCCCAAGGTACGTTAGCAGAAAAAATTCGTGCAGGTGGTGTAGGCTTAGGCGGGGTTCTTGTTGATATCGGTATTGATAATCCGATTGTAGAAAAAGGGAGCGAACGATATGAGCTTAACGGAAAAAAGTATTTAGTGGAGCCTGCTCTAACTGCAAAAGTATCGATTGTTTACGCGAAAAAAGCAGATCACTTCGGTAACCTTGTGTTTGATACGAGTTCCCGTAACACGAACCCACTCGTTGCAATGGCTGGAGACATAACCATTGCAGAAGCGGATGAAATCGTTGAAACAGGGGAGCTTGATCCAGAAGAAGTAATTACACCAGGGGCATTTGTAGACTATGTCGTACAAAGTGAAGGGGTGAACTGGGCATGGGCTTGGGAAAAGAAGTAAGAGAGGCGATTGCAAAAAGAGCTGCTAAAGAAATTAAATCAGGAATGATTGTCAATCTAGGAATCGGCATTCCAACGTTAGTTGCCAATTATGTCAATGATTCTTCTGTGATGTTCCATGCCGAAAATGGTGTTTTAGGAACTGGCCCAAGTCCTGTACCAGGAGAAGAAAATCCGAATTTATGTAACGCCGGAGGAATACCGATCACTGCTGCAAAAGGTGCATCATATTTTGACAGTGCGATGGCGTTTGCATTAATTAGAAAAGGGTTACTAGATATGACGATTCTCGGGGCACTTGAAGTTAGTGATGAAGGAGATCTTGCTAATTGGATCGTTCCAGGAAAGAGAGTGCCAGGCATGGGTGGAGCGATTGAATTAGCTCAAAAAGCCAAAAAAGTCATTACAGTGATGAATCACACAGATAAATATGGAAATCCAAAAATCGTTAAAGCGTGTTCATTACCATTAACTGCACGAAAATGCGTCGACATGATTATCACCGAGATGGCAGTCATGAGTATTACAAATGATGGTCTACAATTGGATGAAGTATTTGAACCATATACGTTAGAAGAAGTACAAGAAAAAACAGGAGCACCATTACTCATAAAACAGCCTCCAACAACGATTTCAGAAGGAAGGAGTTGATCCAAATGAGATCAGACATACGTGAATGGATTAGAAACAATAAAGAGGAACTAATTGACATGATTCAGCGAATGATCCAGCAACCATCAACACAAAGAAATGAATTAGGCATTCAAAGACAAGTTTCAGAAATACTAAATGAGCTTCAATTTCAAGTAGATATGTGGGAACCTGAAGTTGCGTCCTTAAAAAAACATCAGGCTTTCATTTCTACAAGAGACTCGTTTCAAGGAAGTCCCAACGTCGTAGGGGTAAAAAAAGGAGTAGGTAACGGTCACTCGTTAGTTTTAAATGGTCACGTCGATGTCGTTCCTGAAGGAGATCGAAAAAATTGGGTTGATGATCCATACTCAGGAGTATACAAAGACGGGAAAGTTTATGGCCGTGGTTCAACAGACATGAAAGGGGCAAATGCAGCCATGCTTTTTGCCTTAAAAGCGATCAAAGAGTGTGGAGTCCCCTTAAAAGGCGATATCGTTTTTCATAGTGTAATAGAAGAAGAAAGTGGAGGAGCGGGCACACTTGAAGCCATTTTAAAAGGCTATACAGCTGATGCTGCGATCATCCCAGAACCAACACAAATGAAAATCTTTCCGAAACAACAAGGATCACTATGGTTCCGTTTATATGTTAAAGGTGTTTCAGCTCATGGAGGTACGAGATACGAAGGTGTCAGTGCCATCGAAAAAACACAAATTGTCCTTGATCATATAAAAGAGTTAGAACAAGTTCGAAATGATCGCATTGATGATCCGTTGTTTTCAGAAATTCCTATCCCAATCCCGATCAATATTGGGATTATTCAAGGTGGAGATTGGCCATCTTCTGTCGCTGATTTAGTAAAGGTTGAAGGACGATACGGTGTCTCCCCTTCAGAAACCATCGAAGAAGCAAAGGCTGAATTTAAACAATGGATGAAAAAGTTAGCTGAAAAAGATATTTGGTTTGAGAAGCATCCGATTGAAGTTGAATGGTTTGGGGCAAGGTGGTTGCCAGGTTCCATTGATACCAAGCACCCACTTATGAATATATTAACAAACTCTTATGAAAAAATTTCAGGAGCCCCTCCAACCGTCGAAGCTTCTCCATGGGGAACTGATGGTGGATTATTAACTTATGTCGGAAATACGCCTTCGGTCGTCTTCGGCCCAGGAGTAACGAGTATGGCCCACTATCCAAATGAGTATATCGAGGTCGACAAGGCTTTACATTTTTCCGAAATACTAGCCAATACGATTATCGACTGGTGTAACAAAGAAAAGAAGCTGTGAAAAATTGTTGTGGTTGGTGCCTGTCACTTGAATGCCAGACACTGAAGTGACAGGCACAAAACCAAACATCCTTGTCGGACCATAATGAACCGTAAATTACGTGAAGGATAATGCTAAACGGTATGGAATTATATTATATAGAACAAAAGGTTACAGTTTGCAATGTAGAGGGGGCTTTATCATGAGAAAGAAGTTGTTTCTAGCAGGAGAGTGGGTAGAAACAGAACAGTACCAAAACTTATATTCTCCTTATAGTGAAGAAGAAATTGCCCAAATACCATTAGCATCAAAGGCAGATGTTGATACAGCGCTTGGTGCTGCTGTCAAAGTAAAGAAAGAACTAAAAAAAATGCCCGCATATAAACGAGCGGAAATTTTAGAAAATGTCGTTAAGCTCATAGAAGAGAACCGAGAACTGTGTGCAAGGACGATTGTACAGGAGGCAGCGAAACCAATTCAAGCTGCTCGAGGTGAAATCGCTAGGACAATCATGACATATAAATTCGCAAGTGAAGAAGCTAGAAGACTATCAAATGAATACATTAATATGGATGCAGCCCCAGGTGGAGAAAATCGAGTCGCTTATGCTGTCCGAGAACCAGCAGGCGTCGTAGCGGCAATTACACCGTTTAATTTTCCAATGAATCTAGTCGCTCATAAACTTGGGCCAGCAATTGCTGCAGGAAATCCAGTCGTTTTAAAGCCCGCATCCCAAACGCCACTGTCAGCCTTTTTAATCGCCGATTTTTTTGAAAAGGCAGGCCTTCCAAAAGGGGCGTTAAGTGTCATCACGGGTAAAGGCAGTGTCATTGGAGAAGCATTAGTCAGTGACGACAGAACAAATGTCATTACTTTTACAGGTAGTCCTGAAGTCGGAATACACCTAAAAAATAAGGCTGGGTTAAAGAAAGTCACGTTAGAATTAGGCTCAAATTCAGCAGTTATTATAGATGACGGTGTTGATGTCGATGAGCTTGTTGAGCGCCTCGTTACAGGTGCATTTGCTTACCAAGGTCAAGTATGTATTTCTTTACAACGCATTTTTGTGCATGAAAAGAAGAAAGCTGAACTCATTGAAAAAATGAAAACGGCTACGAACGATCTTGTAAAAGGCGATCCGTTAGATGAAGCCACTGATGTTTCTGCCTTAATTACCCCAAGCGATAAAGATCGAGTGCTTTCGTGGGTTGACGAAGCAGAGAAGGACGGAGCACAATTAATAACAGGAGGAAACGTTCATCAAAATATTGTCGAACCAACAATCCTTGCGAATGTTCCGACGCATGTAAAAGTATCATGTGAAGAAGTATTCGGGCCAATTGTAACTATAAACAGCTTTCAAACGTGGGAAGAAGCGATCGAATTAGTGAATGATTCAGACTTTGGTCTCCAAGCAGGTGTTTATACAAATGACCTGAAAAAAGCATTCTATGCATCTGAAGAATTAGAAGTCGGTGGCGTTATGATAAACGATATTCCGACCTTTCGCGTCGACCATATGCCTTACGGTGGCGTGAAAAAGAGCGGCACCGGTCGTGAAGGAATTAAATATGCAATTGAAGAAATGACAGAATTAAAGCTCGTATCTTTTAAAAAATAATGAGGAGGGAGCTAATCCCTCCTTTTTCATCACGAATGATAGGTGGCGAAGAAAGGGGACTACATAAATGAACATTCAACATTGGGATATGGATTCAAAAAATGATCGGGTTGTTGCGTATTTACCTCAATTAAGTGAAAAGGAAATAGAAAAAATAGATGCAACGATTCGCGAACGAAATCCAGGAAAGTTCATTGTTTATACAACAGTAGGACAAATCAATAAACTAAATCATCATGGCTTTGAACTAGAAGCAGAAATGTCTGGTTTTTTTAGCGGACAAAAGGCTTTAATATTTACAAAATATTTAAAGGAAGACCGAAAAATCTCAAGTACCGCAAAAGAAAATCGAGACGTCTTGTCAATTGTCAACCGTGATGAAGGGTTAAAGAGCACTCCTCCTTCCTTTGAAGTAAGTGTAGTAACCGACAATGAACTACCTGAATTAGCGAAGTTGT
The Bacillus shivajii DNA segment above includes these coding regions:
- a CDS encoding peptidase, with the translated sequence MRSDIREWIRNNKEELIDMIQRMIQQPSTQRNELGIQRQVSEILNELQFQVDMWEPEVASLKKHQAFISTRDSFQGSPNVVGVKKGVGNGHSLVLNGHVDVVPEGDRKNWVDDPYSGVYKDGKVYGRGSTDMKGANAAMLFALKAIKECGVPLKGDIVFHSVIEEESGGAGTLEAILKGYTADAAIIPEPTQMKIFPKQQGSLWFRLYVKGVSAHGGTRYEGVSAIEKTQIVLDHIKELEQVRNDRIDDPLFSEIPIPIPINIGIIQGGDWPSSVADLVKVEGRYGVSPSETIEEAKAEFKQWMKKLAEKDIWFEKHPIEVEWFGARWLPGSIDTKHPLMNILTNSYEKISGAPPTVEASPWGTDGGLLTYVGNTPSVVFGPGVTSMAHYPNEYIEVDKALHFSEILANTIIDWCNKEKKL
- a CDS encoding aldehyde dehydrogenase family protein, translating into MRKKLFLAGEWVETEQYQNLYSPYSEEEIAQIPLASKADVDTALGAAVKVKKELKKMPAYKRAEILENVVKLIEENRELCARTIVQEAAKPIQAARGEIARTIMTYKFASEEARRLSNEYINMDAAPGGENRVAYAVREPAGVVAAITPFNFPMNLVAHKLGPAIAAGNPVVLKPASQTPLSAFLIADFFEKAGLPKGALSVITGKGSVIGEALVSDDRTNVITFTGSPEVGIHLKNKAGLKKVTLELGSNSAVIIDDGVDVDELVERLVTGAFAYQGQVCISLQRIFVHEKKKAELIEKMKTATNDLVKGDPLDEATDVSALITPSDKDRVLSWVDEAEKDGAQLITGGNVHQNIVEPTILANVPTHVKVSCEEVFGPIVTINSFQTWEEAIELVNDSDFGLQAGVYTNDLKKAFYASEELEVGGVMINDIPTFRVDHMPYGGVKKSGTGREGIKYAIEEMTELKLVSFKK